Below is a window of Spirochaetaceae bacterium DNA.
CCCGATTCCGGAGCGCGCGAATACCTCTTGACAAACGGCCGCCGATCAGTAGGTTTACCTCACTCATGGCGTACATCATCACAGAGCCGTGCATTGGCACCTGCGACACCTCGTGCGTCGAGGTGTGCCCGGTGGACTGCATCCATCCGGCGGAAGGTTTCGACGACCCGGCGGACAAGCAGCTCTATATCGACCCCGACGAGTGCATCGACTGCGCGGCCTGCGTGCCCGAGTGTCCGGTCGATGCGATCTACGAGGAGAGCGAAGTGCCCGACAAGTGGGCACACTTCATCGAGATCAACGCCGAATACTTCAGGTAGGGCGGCTGCCCGGCAGGCGGGCGGCACACGGTTCGCGAGGTAACCGGAACGACATGGCCAAGACGGCACAGAATTTCTACAAGTCGATCCCCGAGCTTCCCAAGGCGATGCAGACCAAGCGGCGCAAGCCGAAGCTCATGGCCGTGGTGGACGAAGACAACTGTACCGGTTGCCAGGTGTGCGTACCGTTCTGTCCGGTCGACTGTATCAGCCCGGTCGATACGGACGTGTATGACAACCGCCCCATTCCGCCGGTGCAGATCCGCTTCAACGAGTGCATCGGCTGCCAGATCTGCGCGCGCGTGTGCACCCAGCTCACCTGGGATGCCATCCGCATGCTACCAACGGCGCAATTCGAGGAACAGTACGGCATTACGGTCGAGGGTTAGGATCCCGCGACAGCGGTCCGCCGGCGGCGCGGACCGCCCCCGACAATCCCGTAACCGGAGGTAGCGCGCAAACCCATGTGGTTGTTCATGTACGCGTGCTACCTGATGGCCGCACTCACGTACGTGCTGTTCGTGCTCGCCGGCCTGCAGGGCATTTTCGGGTTTGCCGTGCTCGGCGCGCCGCACCCCACGTTTTCGTTTCTGACCGCCATCATCTACTTCTTCACCGAGACGCTGATCATCTTCTTCTTCGTCGGTACCGGCACCAACATCCGCGAGTACCTGGAGGCCGACGCGCGGGCCGATCCCGACGGGACGGCTGCCCGGTTGGTGGCGCGCGCGCGGCACATCCGCGGAGCGGTGTCGGGGCAGATCTACCTCAACATCCTGCTGTTCCTGACCCAGGCGATACTTGGCGGCGCGGTGGCGGCGCGTGCCGTGCCGCGCTTCCTGCACGGCACGCTGGTGGCGGTGGCGTTCCTGCACTTCCACTACGTCATGTGGCGCGAGCACCTGGCCTTTCGCGACATGACGGCGCTGGTGGTGGAGATGACCGGCCTTGGCGGTCGCGATCATCCGGAGCCGCCCGACACAAACCCGGACCGCTGATCCCGGAGACGCGGCTACAGCAGATTCCAGAAGAAGTAGACGGCGAACGCCAGCAGTCCGCCGGCGCTGACCGCCAGGATGGCGATCGCCCTGGTGAACGCGCGCCGCCCGCTGTCGAATTTCAGGATGGTGCGGGCGGGCGCTCGCGCCGGCGCGTCTTCGGCGGGCCGCTCCGGACCGGCATCCGGTTGCGGTGGCACGGCCATCAGCCGCCGCCCTTGCCGCCGCGCACCAGGAACCAGCCGAGCAGGAACACGCCGGCGGCGATGGCCAGATCGCGGCCGCGCGGCGTGGCCGGCAGCGTGATCACGTAGCTCACCCCCAGGTAGGCGAGCGCCGCCGCCTGCAGTATCTTGCCGGCAATCAGCACGGGGGCGGCCCCCGGCGGTTGACAGCCGCACGCACCAACATATGATGGGAAAGTAGCGTCGATGAGCGCCCCGCGGCCAGAGGCCCGGCGCAGGCGCCGAGATGTGCACTTCCCTCAGGAGACAGTATGAGTACCATTTCAGGACGGCCCGCGCGGGTCGCCATCGTGGGCAGCGGACCTTCCGGGTTCTATGCGGCCGACGCACTGATCAAGGCCGACCAGGACGTGGCCATCGACATGTACGACCGCCTGCCGACGCCGTTCGGCCTGGTTCGCGGCGGGGTCGCCCCCGATCATCCCAAGATCAAGAACGTCATCCGCATCTACGAGCGCACCGCCAAGCAGCCAGCGTTCAGCTTCCTCGGGAACGTGCTCGTGGGCAGCGACGTAACCGTGGAGGAGCTGCGCGCGCACTACGACGCGGTGATCTTTACCTGTGGGGCGGAGACCGACCGCACCCTGAACATTCCCGGCATCGAGTTGCCCGGCAGTCACACGGCGACCGAGTTCGTGGGCTGGTACAACGGCCATCCGGACTACCTCGACCGCTCCTTCGACCTGACGCAGGAGGTGGCGGTGGTGATCGGCCAGGGCAATGTTGCCGTCGACGTCACGCGCGTGCTCGCCAAGACGGTGGACGAATTGAAGGACACCGATATCGCCGCCCACGCGCTCGACGCCCTCGCGACGAGCAAGGTGAAGGAAGTGCACATGATCGGGCGCCGCGGGCCGGTGCAGGCGGCGTTCACCAACAAGGAGATCCGTGAGCTCGGCGAGCTCGCCGACTGCGACCTGGTGTTCAACGACCTCGGCGACTTCGAGCTGAATCCGGCCAGCCAGGCGGAGCTGGACGACCGCGCCAACATCGGCGCCGGCCGCAACTGGAAGGTACTGGAGGAGTTGCGCGTCCTGCAGCCGGCCGGCAAGAGCCGCCGCATCGTCGTGCACTTCTTCCGGAGCCCGCGCGAGCTGACCGGCAACGGCCGGGTGCGGTCGCTAGTGCTGGAGCGCAACCGGCTGGCTGGCGAGGCGAACGACCAGTGGGCGGAGGGCACCGGCGAGACCGACACCATGGCGTGCGGGCTGTTCTTCCGCAGCGTCGGCTACCGCGGCGTGGAGATCCCGGGCGTGCCGTTCGAGGCGCGGCGCGGGGTGTTTCCCAACGAGGCGGGGCGTATCGTCGACGATGGCGCGCCGGTACCGGGCATGTACGCTGCCGGCTGGATCAAGCGCGGCCCGTCCGGGGTGATCGGCACCAACAAGCCGGACAGCGTGGAGACGGTGCAGAAGCTGCTGGAGGATCTGCCCTCGCTGCCCGGCTGCGCTACGCCGGACACCGGGTCTATTCAGGATCTGCTCGGCTCGCGCGGCGTTCGCGTGGTCAGCTACGCCGACTGGCAGAAGATCGACGCCGCCGAGGTGGCGCGCGGCAAGCCGCACGGCAAACCGCGCGAAAAGCTCACCACCGTGGCGGAGATGCTCGCCGTACTGGACTGACGCTTCCGTAATTGGTCGAACACGGCACCGGTTGAGCGAGCACCGCTGCCCGGCCCGCCGTGCCGGACGGGCGTTACGTGGCCAGTTCGGCGAGTAGCTCCAGTTCGGCGGCCTGCAGGGACTCGAGCACGGCCACGGAAGCCGATCGGTGGCGCGAGGCAGTCGCGCACAGGTCCACGAACGCGAACGGATCCCAGCGTTCGGTGAGCGCGACAAGTCCTGACTCCGGCGTGCCGCCCGCCTCGGCGAGCACCGCGCCGGCGCGCCGCGTCATGTGCGCGAAGCCGGGGTGTGTCCTCCCCACCCTCCGGAACCAGTACTTGCTGTTGGGAAAGTCTCCCTCGCGGCGGTGCATGGTGCCGTGCAGCCAGCTTCCGAACGCGTCCGGCAAGGCCTGCGACAGGGTGTGAGACGCGTCGAGGTCGTCGTTCCACAGCAGCAGGGCGCTTGCCGCCGCCGGCGGCAGGTCGGCCGCGGCGATGCGCCGGCTCAGGTCCTGGCTCCACGGCGCTGCCGGGCACAGCGGCGGCAGCGGCTGCCGGGCGCGCAGTTCGGTGCCGATCTCCCGCACCAGGGTCTGCGATTCTGTCATCCTGTTACCTCCAGGCCGACCGGCAGCGACGGCAGGGCGCCCACCAGGTCGCGCAGCCGGTCCGGCGTCATGTCCACGTACACGGTGCCGTTGAGCAGCAGGTTGGGTCCCTCTTCGCAGTGTCCGAGGCAGCCGCAGCGCTCCACGGTCAGGTCGGAGCGCGGACGGTCCTCCGTTTCGGCGAGCAGGTCGCTCGAGAAGTTGACGCCGCAGGTGGGGCCGACGCAGATGCGCAGACTGTGGCTCATGCGACGGCGGCCGCGGCCAGGCGCTCAATGGTGGAGTAGGGGAACAAGCCGGTGCTGTGGCCGTCGCTCCAAGTGATCGACAGGGCGTAGTTGCCGACGGTCCGCACCTCCTTTGCCCGGATGTCCGCCGCGATGGCCGCCGGGTCGGCGGTACGCTCGCCGGTGTACTCGTTGACGCAATGGGCGCACCGGCAACTTGAGCGCAACTCGCGGTTGGCGACCGAGACCGTCTTGCCGTCGGCCCATCGCAGGGTGATGCAGCGGTCATCGTGTTCGACGCCGATGCTCTCCTGCGCCACCGATGCCTTGCCGAGGGCGCGCACCATGCGGTCGGCGGCGGCCGCGACCTCCGGCAGATCGAACTCGCCGCCGAAGGTGCGTCCGTAGCGCTGCGGGTCGAGCGGCAGCCGGCCGAGCAGCTCCACGCCGAACCGCTCCTGGAGCTGCCGGACGCCGTCGCTGCCGAACACGGGGTGACGTTCACCGCCGGCTTCGAACCATGCCATGTTCTCCACCACGCCGAGCACCGGCACGCTCACCTTGTCGAACATCACGATGCCCTTGCCGACGTCGGCGAGCGCCAGCGGCTGCGGCGTGGTCACCACGACGGCGCCGTTCAGTTGCACCGCCTGGGTAATGGTGAGCTGAATGTCACCGGTGCCGGGCGGCAGATCGAGGAACAGGTAGTCCAACGCGCCCCACTGCACGCCGTGCAGCAGTTGCTGGATGTAATTGGTGACCATCGGTCCGCGCATCACCGCCGGCGCGTCGCCGAGCCAGAACCCGAACGACATCAGCTTGAGCGCGCCGACCGCGCCGACCTGGGCCGGCAGCAGCGTGTTGCCGGGACCCGCCTGCAGGTCCAGGTCGCGGCAGTCGAACAGGGTCGGAATGGATGGTCCGAAGATGTCGGTGTCCAGCAACCCGACGCGATGGCCGCGCCGCGCGAGCTCGCAGGCCAGCGCCGCCGCCACGGTGGACTTGCCCACCCCGCCCTTGCAGGAGGCGACCGCAATCAACGCTCCCACCCGGTCGAGTCCGCTCTCCCGGGCGGCTCCCGGCCGCCGGGCGGCGGATCGGGCGGCCGCGGCCGGCTGTGGCGCGCTGGTGATGGTCACGGTGACCGATCTGGTCCCCGGCAACGCTCCCACCAAGCGTTCCGCCTCCGACTTGAACTGGTCGCGCACCGGGCACGCGGGTGTGGTGATGCGAATCTCCACCAGCACGTGCCCGTCCTCGATTTCCAGACGGGTGATGAAACCGAGCGCCACGATGTCGCGCCCAAGATCGGGGTCGACGATCTGCGACAACGCGCCCAGTACCTGATCCTTGGTAACCATGTTACTGGCTCAATCTACGCTGAAACAGATCGTGCGGCCAGCACGCCGGAGACGGTGCCGGGTTCCGGGCGCAGCGGCACGTGCCCGGCAGGGCGCACAGCCTCCCGCGCCGCATTCCGGATAGACAGTCCGAGCCGGGCGCGGTACTGTTCACCAACGTCGTTGAGTTGGCCGTGGGGCGCTGGCGCGACATGACTGGCGCCAATGAAGTCACGTAAAGTGACACCCGATACGAATTTTGATGGTGCCCGAAATGCACGCATTTTCCTGTAATGACGAAATAGAATCCTTGAATGGACCTAGCTTTCCCGAACTGCGCTGATGTTCGATGATCGGTGGGCTACACTCGCCGGCACCTGAACATAGCTGGACGAATCTGTGGAATACGCCGACGAAGGGGTGACTGAAGCGAAACCCGCGATGCGGTTCGCGTACCGTGAGTTTGTAACACCGCCCATGTTGATGCTGGCACTGGGCATCACCATGAGCATGATTGTCCTCTATACATTCGTTGGACCTTTCGACACCCGGAACACGCTGAATTGGAACGGCCGTCTTGCCTACTGCGTCGTGATCGGTGTTCTGGGTCTGCTTATCTGCTATCCGGCGATAGTGCTGACGCTGTTTCTTGCGCGGTTCCAATCGAACGTGCGGATGATGTTGGCGCTGGCCGTGTACAGCATGGTCATGGCGGTGCCCTGCGGAGCCATCGCCTACGGGGTGTACGGATTGTTCCACGGCACCCCGCGGCCGCTCGCTGAGCTGCCGGCGACCTACCTGATCTGCGCTGTGAACATCCTCGCCTCGACGGCGCTTGTGTACTGGGTCCTGCAGTTGCGCATGAGCGGGAATCAGTTGCCTGCCGGCAGCGAGTCCTCCTGGCGGCGGGACACGGCGTTGGGGGCGCCCGCGCCGTCGCCGGGTCGCGGCGCTGGCGCCACGGCGCAACCCGCGGCACCCTCGGTGCCGGTTGTCACAGAGCATCCGCCGCGGCACGTACCGCATGAAGGCGGTACCCACGAGACGCTGTCCAAGACGGCGTCTGCGACAGAGCCGGAAGTGCCGACAGGGCCGGCAGTGCCGACAGAGCCGGCAGGGCCGGCAGAGCCGACCGAGCCGGCAGAGCCGCCGCCTGCCGGTTTCCTGGACCGGCTTCCGGCGCACCTCGGCAGGGACGTGGTCTATCTCAAGGTTTCCGGCCATTACCTGGAGGTGGTTACTACGCACGGGTCCGGCGTTATCCTGCAGCGCCTCATGGATGCGGTCCGCGAACTCGGCAGCAGAGGCATGCAGATCCATCGCTCCTACTGGGTGGCGCACAACCACGTCAGATACGTCGTGCGCCGTGACCGCCGGACGCTGTTGCACCTGACCGGCGACCACGAAGTACCGGTGAGCCGTACGTTCCTTCCCGAAGTGCGGCAACGCATCAAGCCGCAAACGGCACGCCAACGTCGCGGCCCCGGCCACCCCGAGCAGCAGGCCAGCTCGTAGTCAGGCTCGGCCGCGGCCGCCACCACGGGCTGCTGGCGCCCCGAAACCGCCGCCTGCGGCCGCTTTCGGCCCAACCGGCCTTGCCTGGGAGCTGCCGGAATCCGACAGGCTCCTAGGGCAGATTCAGAGGGAGATCAAGCGCAGCCTCGGGCACCCGGTAGACCCGGTAGCTCCAGGCATCGAGGGAGTCCTTGAACATGGTCACCTCCATGTGCGCGGTGCCGGTATCCGGGTCGACTTCGCTCACCGCGATCGTATTGTCCACCGTGGCGGTTCGGTCGGATGCGCTGCCACCCCAGTTGATCAGCCAGTGCACCTTGCCGCCGAAGGCGTCCAGCACGTGTACTCCGCCGCGGTAGGGGAAGTAGCCCTGGCCGTCAGGCGCACGGTATTCGCGCTTGTACACCGCATGGGTGCCGGAGGAAATGTCGTACTCCACGGCGCGCGAGAATGGCGCGCTGTTCTTTCTGGTGCCGATGCACTGGACGCCGTTGTCGTACATCACGACGGTTTCGGAGGAGGTCAGCGTGACGTGGTGCTGTCCACAGAATTCCTCGATGACGTCCGGATTGTCCACCATCTCCAGGAACTCTGCACCGGAGTCCGCGGCCGGAGCGGTGCCGCCGAGCTTCCACTCCACGGCGCCGGTCGAGCCGTCGATGCGCAGGACCTGGGAACAGCCGCGGAACGACGCCACGAAGTCGCCATCCGGGAGCAACTGCAGCCCATTGAGGTGCGCGTAGGTATCGGGGTATTCGCCCACCCTGCAGTCATTGCCTACCTGGAGCACATCTCGATGGTCCCAGGAATTCCACGTGAATTGCGACTCTCCCGCCACCGTCCTGCGCTGGATCACCGAGTCGCGGGTACGCTGTGACGCCGATCCACCATACTCGCTGAAGTCGCGCAGTTCGTCGTCGTAGTAGGACAGCAACACGTACCGTTCATCGTGTTCATCCCCGGCGACCTGAAAGTCGTGCCCGTCGGTCTGCGACAGCGGTGACACCGTGGTCACGGTCGACGTCACCTCGAGCTCGTCATTGAGCAGGTCGATCTGCCAGTTGCCGAATGCGGAGTCGGCAACGTTCAGCAGCGGCCGCCGGGAAACCGAAAAGCGTCCGCCGCCGTGATACTGGAAGTTCATCGCCCAGAAGTTGGCGTCGGTAAGCAGGCGGTGAAAGCGCGGCACGCCGTTGTTGTCGAGTACCGCCAGGTAGGTGATGCGGTCATGGTACCCGCCGTAGGTTGGCGTCATGAGCAGCAGCCCGTCCTTGACCTGGTCGGTCTTGGTAACGTTGACGGCCGGGAAAGCCGCGGGCAGGCAGTGCACGACGTAGATGGCGGTTTCGCCGCCGGCGCTGACCTCGATTGCGAGGTCGTGGTCTTCGTCCACCGTGACGCTCGCACTCAGGGCGCCGGTGGCGGAGACCGCGGTTTCCGTATTGTCGGCGCTGTCGGCGCGCAGCAGGGTCAGGTGCGCGCCGTCGTGCTCGGTCTCCGCCGCGACGCTGAGCGTGGGCGATTCGCTGCAGTACAGCGCGTAGTGCAGTATGTCGTCCGCGAACGCCGGATACATGGCGCCGTCGCCGCCGGACACCACGAGCGAGGACAGCCTCACCATGACCGGATCGGGCGGGTCGACCGTGCCGGGTTGGTCTTCGCCGGTGCCGGGAGGAGTCACTCCCGGTGCGCCCGCGGCGTCGTCCGAGCCGGGCGGGTGGTCGCCGGTTTCGGGCTGCGCGCCGCCGACGCCGGCCCCGGTTTCTTCCTCGGCGGCTCCGGTGTCGGAGGGAGCATCGCCGGCTTCGATGGCCGCCGTGCACGCGCCGAGGATCAGGGCGGTCAGCACCGTTGCGAGCAGCGCCTGCGCGGCGGATGCGCGCGGCCGGGGCAAGGGATTTCGCCGCGGGCGCGATGCGGGTGGGGCTGTCTGCCGGCTCCGACGCACAGTAACGCAGGATACCATCATCGTGCCTCGCTCGCACCCACCGGGTCCCCGGCATCCCGGCTATCCCCCGCCATCCCCGGCGTCCGCCCACTGGCGCGGCTCTGTGCGCATGGGGTACATTACGCGCATCTGCTTGGCAATGCGTTGGTTGCTCGACCTGCTTTCCACCTCCATCGGCAAGAAGGTGCTGATGGCGCTCACCGGTTTGTTCCTGGTGCTGTTCCTGGCCGTGCATCTGTACGGCAACCTGTACCTGTACGTGGGTGAGGAAGCGTTCAACCACCATGCCGAGGCGATCTCCGGCAGCGCGTTGATCCGCATCGTGGAGGTGGTGCTGTTCCTGGCGATCGTCGCCCACGCGGCAAGCGGCGTACAGTTGACCATCCGCAACCGGCGCGCGCGCCCGCAGCGCTACCGCGTGAAGCGGCGTGCCGGCTTCAGCACCCTGGCCTCGCGCAGCATGATCGTATCCGGCAGCGTGGTGTTCATCTTCATCGTCGTGCACCTGCGCAACTTCTTCTACGAGGCCCGCTTCGGGCGTGCGGCCGCGGGCGAGTCGCTGTACCGGGTGGTGACCGAAACGTTCGCGCTGCCCGGCTACGCGGCGCTCTACGTGATCGCCATGATCCTGCTCGGTCTGCACCTGGCGCACGGTTTTCTGAGCGCGCTGCGCACCCTCGGCATCGAGCACCAGCGCTACACGCCGCTGTTGCGCGGGGTGGGACTGGTGCTGGCGGTGGGGTTCGCCGCCGCGTTCGCCTCCATGCCGATCGCGTTCTTCGCCCGGAGCCTCGCCTGATGGCCGCGATCTCCCTGGACGGCAACGTTCCCGGCGGTGCGCTGGCGGAAAAGTGGTCGCGCCACCGGTTCGACGTGACCCTGGTCAACCCGGCCAACAAGCGCCACTACTCGATCATCGTGGTGGGCAGCGGCCTGGCCGGCGCCTCCGCCGCCGCCTCGCTGGCCGAGCTTGGCTACGGGGTGCGCTGCTTCTGCATCCAGGACAGCCCGCGCCGCGCGCACAGCATCGCCGCCCAGGGCGGCATCAACGCGGCCAAGAACTACCCGAACGACGGCGACTCCGTGTACCGGCTGTTCTACGACACCATCAAGGGCGGCGACTACCGCTCGCGCGAGGCCAACGTGTACCGGCTGGCCGAGGTCAGCAACGCCATCATCGACCAGTGCGTGGCGCAGGGGGTGCCGTTCGCGCGCGAGTACAGCGGCCTGCTCGCCAACCGCTCGTTCGGCGGCGCGCAGGTGTCGCGCACCTTCTACGCGCGCGGCCAGACCGGCCAGCAGCTCCTGCTCGGCGCCTACAGCGCCCTGAGCCGGCAAATCGGCCTCGGCAACGTGCAGATGCACCCGCGCCACGAGATGCTGGAGCTGGTGGTGATCGACGGCGCCGCGCGCGGCATCGTGACCCGCGACCTGGTGACCGGGCGGCTGCACTCGCACGCTGCCGACGCGGTGGTGCTGGCCACCGGCGGCTACGGCAACCTGTACTACCTGTCCACCAACGCCAAGGCGAGCAACGTCACCGCCACCTGGCGCGCGCACAAGCGCGGCGCGCTGTTCGCCAACCCGTGCTTCGTGCAGATTCACCCCACCTGCATCCCGGTATCGGGCGAGCACCAGTCCAAGCTCACCCTGATGAGCGAGAGTCTGCGCAACGACGGGCGCGTGTGGGTGCCGCGGACGCAGGGCGACGCGCGTGCACCGGCCGGCATTCCCGAGGCGGAGCGCAACTACTACCTGGAGGAGCGCTACCCGGCGTTCGGCAACCTGGTGCCGCGCGACGTCGCCTCGCGCGCCGCCAAGGAGGTGTGCGACCGCGGCTACGGGGTGGGCGCCACCGGCCAGGCGGTGTACCTGGACCTGCGCGACGCGATCGACCGAATCGGGCGCACCGCCATCGAGCAGAAGTACGGCAACCTGTTCCAGATGTACGAGCAGATCACCGGCGAGGACGCCTACGAGACGCCGATGCGCATCTACCCCGCCGTGCACTACACCATGGGCGGGCTGTGGGTGGACTACAACCTGATGAGCACGGTGCCGGGGCTGTTCGTGCTCGGCGAGGCCAACTTCTCCGATCACGGCGCCAACCGGCTCGGCGCCAGCGCCCTGATGCAGGGGCTCGCGGACGGCTACTTCGTGCTGCCGGCCACCATCGGCAGCTACCTCGCCGCGGGCGGGCCGAAGACGGCCGATACCGGCCACGCCGCCTTCCGGGACGCCGAGCGTGACGCCGCCGAGCGCACCGGCAAGCTGCTCGCGGTGTCGGGCAACCAGCCGGTGGACCACTTCCACCGCGAGCTCGGGCGCATCATGTGGGACCGCTGCGGGATGTCGCGCAACGCCGACGGGCTGCGCGAGGCGGCCGGCAAGATCCCGGAGCTGCGCGAGCGGTTCTGGCGCGAGGTGAACGTGCCCGGCTCGGGCGGCGACCTGAACCAGCCGCTGGAGCGCGCCGGGCGGGTGGCCGATTTCCTGGAGTTCGCCGAGGTGGTGATCGGCGACGCGCTGGCGCGCGGCGAGTCGTGCGGCTCGCACTTTCGCGAAGAGTACCAGTCGGAGGACAACGAGGCGCTGCGCAACGACGCCGACTACGCCTACGTGGCGGCCTGGGAACACCGCGGCGTGGGCGAGCCGGCCGCCCTGCACCGCGAGCAGTTGGATTTCGAGGAGGTGCACCCCACGGTGCGCAGCTACAAGTGACGTTGCGAGCGGCAATGGCACGAGCGATGGGGGCGGCGGCATGACATTGCATCTGGAAGTGTGGCGGCAATCGGGTCCCGAGGCGGATGGCGGCTTCGTGAGCTACGAGATGGCCGAGGCGGTGCCCGACATGTCGTTCCTGGAGCTGCTCGACGTGCTCAACGAGCGCCTGGAGCGCGCCGGCGAGGAGCCGGTGGCGTTCGAGCACGATTGCCGGGAAGGGATCTGCGGGAGCTGCGGATTCCTGATCAATGGGCGCGCGCACGGGCCGTTGCGCGGGGTGACCGTGTGC
It encodes the following:
- a CDS encoding 4Fe-4S binding protein → MAKTAQNFYKSIPELPKAMQTKRRKPKLMAVVDEDNCTGCQVCVPFCPVDCISPVDTDVYDNRPIPPVQIRFNECIGCQICARVCTQLTWDAIRMLPTAQFEEQYGITVEG
- a CDS encoding P-loop NTPase, whose product is MVTKDQVLGALSQIVDPDLGRDIVALGFITRLEIEDGHVLVEIRITTPACPVRDQFKSEAERLVGALPGTRSVTVTITSAPQPAAAARSAARRPGAARESGLDRVGALIAVASCKGGVGKSTVAAALACELARRGHRVGLLDTDIFGPSIPTLFDCRDLDLQAGPGNTLLPAQVGAVGALKLMSFGFWLGDAPAVMRGPMVTNYIQQLLHGVQWGALDYLFLDLPPGTGDIQLTITQAVQLNGAVVVTTPQPLALADVGKGIVMFDKVSVPVLGVVENMAWFEAGGERHPVFGSDGVRQLQERFGVELLGRLPLDPQRYGRTFGGEFDLPEVAAAADRMVRALGKASVAQESIGVEHDDRCITLRWADGKTVSVANRELRSSCRCAHCVNEYTGERTADPAAIAADIRAKEVRTVGNYALSITWSDGHSTGLFPYSTIERLAAAAVA
- a CDS encoding FAD-dependent oxidoreductase, encoding MSTISGRPARVAIVGSGPSGFYAADALIKADQDVAIDMYDRLPTPFGLVRGGVAPDHPKIKNVIRIYERTAKQPAFSFLGNVLVGSDVTVEELRAHYDAVIFTCGAETDRTLNIPGIELPGSHTATEFVGWYNGHPDYLDRSFDLTQEVAVVIGQGNVAVDVTRVLAKTVDELKDTDIAAHALDALATSKVKEVHMIGRRGPVQAAFTNKEIRELGELADCDLVFNDLGDFELNPASQAELDDRANIGAGRNWKVLEELRVLQPAGKSRRIVVHFFRSPRELTGNGRVRSLVLERNRLAGEANDQWAEGTGETDTMACGLFFRSVGYRGVEIPGVPFEARRGVFPNEAGRIVDDGAPVPGMYAAGWIKRGPSGVIGTNKPDSVETVQKLLEDLPSLPGCATPDTGSIQDLLGSRGVRVVSYADWQKIDAAEVARGKPHGKPREKLTTVAEMLAVLD
- a CDS encoding (2Fe-2S) ferredoxin domain-containing protein; translation: MSHSLRICVGPTCGVNFSSDLLAETEDRPRSDLTVERCGCLGHCEEGPNLLLNGTVYVDMTPDRLRDLVGALPSLPVGLEVTG
- a CDS encoding LytTR family DNA-binding domain-containing protein yields the protein MEYADEGVTEAKPAMRFAYREFVTPPMLMLALGITMSMIVLYTFVGPFDTRNTLNWNGRLAYCVVIGVLGLLICYPAIVLTLFLARFQSNVRMMLALAVYSMVMAVPCGAIAYGVYGLFHGTPRPLAELPATYLICAVNILASTALVYWVLQLRMSGNQLPAGSESSWRRDTALGAPAPSPGRGAGATAQPAAPSVPVVTEHPPRHVPHEGGTHETLSKTASATEPEVPTGPAVPTEPAGPAEPTEPAEPPPAGFLDRLPAHLGRDVVYLKVSGHYLEVVTTHGSGVILQRLMDAVRELGSRGMQIHRSYWVAHNHVRYVVRRDRRTLLHLTGDHEVPVSRTFLPEVRQRIKPQTARQRRGPGHPEQQASS
- a CDS encoding ferredoxin family protein gives rise to the protein MAYIITEPCIGTCDTSCVEVCPVDCIHPAEGFDDPADKQLYIDPDECIDCAACVPECPVDAIYEESEVPDKWAHFIEINAEYFR
- a CDS encoding fumarate reductase/succinate dehydrogenase flavoprotein subunit codes for the protein MAAISLDGNVPGGALAEKWSRHRFDVTLVNPANKRHYSIIVVGSGLAGASAAASLAELGYGVRCFCIQDSPRRAHSIAAQGGINAAKNYPNDGDSVYRLFYDTIKGGDYRSREANVYRLAEVSNAIIDQCVAQGVPFAREYSGLLANRSFGGAQVSRTFYARGQTGQQLLLGAYSALSRQIGLGNVQMHPRHEMLELVVIDGAARGIVTRDLVTGRLHSHAADAVVLATGGYGNLYYLSTNAKASNVTATWRAHKRGALFANPCFVQIHPTCIPVSGEHQSKLTLMSESLRNDGRVWVPRTQGDARAPAGIPEAERNYYLEERYPAFGNLVPRDVASRAAKEVCDRGYGVGATGQAVYLDLRDAIDRIGRTAIEQKYGNLFQMYEQITGEDAYETPMRIYPAVHYTMGGLWVDYNLMSTVPGLFVLGEANFSDHGANRLGASALMQGLADGYFVLPATIGSYLAAGGPKTADTGHAAFRDAERDAAERTGKLLAVSGNQPVDHFHRELGRIMWDRCGMSRNADGLREAAGKIPELRERFWREVNVPGSGGDLNQPLERAGRVADFLEFAEVVIGDALARGESCGSHFREEYQSEDNEALRNDADYAYVAAWEHRGVGEPAALHREQLDFEEVHPTVRSYK
- a CDS encoding aryl-sulfate sulfotransferase — protein: MPRPRASAAQALLATVLTALILGACTAAIEAGDAPSDTGAAEEETGAGVGGAQPETGDHPPGSDDAAGAPGVTPPGTGEDQPGTVDPPDPVMVRLSSLVVSGGDGAMYPAFADDILHYALYCSESPTLSVAAETEHDGAHLTLLRADSADNTETAVSATGALSASVTVDEDHDLAIEVSAGGETAIYVVHCLPAAFPAVNVTKTDQVKDGLLLMTPTYGGYHDRITYLAVLDNNGVPRFHRLLTDANFWAMNFQYHGGGRFSVSRRPLLNVADSAFGNWQIDLLNDELEVTSTVTTVSPLSQTDGHDFQVAGDEHDERYVLLSYYDDELRDFSEYGGSASQRTRDSVIQRRTVAGESQFTWNSWDHRDVLQVGNDCRVGEYPDTYAHLNGLQLLPDGDFVASFRGCSQVLRIDGSTGAVEWKLGGTAPAADSGAEFLEMVDNPDVIEEFCGQHHVTLTSSETVVMYDNGVQCIGTRKNSAPFSRAVEYDISSGTHAVYKREYRAPDGQGYFPYRGGVHVLDAFGGKVHWLINWGGSASDRTATVDNTIAVSEVDPDTGTAHMEVTMFKDSLDAWSYRVYRVPEAALDLPLNLP
- a CDS encoding succinate dehydrogenase cytochrome b subunit, producing MRWLLDLLSTSIGKKVLMALTGLFLVLFLAVHLYGNLYLYVGEEAFNHHAEAISGSALIRIVEVVLFLAIVAHAASGVQLTIRNRRARPQRYRVKRRAGFSTLASRSMIVSGSVVFIFIVVHLRNFFYEARFGRAAAGESLYRVVTETFALPGYAALYVIAMILLGLHLAHGFLSALRTLGIEHQRYTPLLRGVGLVLAVGFAAAFASMPIAFFARSLA